A section of the Pseudophryne corroboree isolate aPseCor3 chromosome 11, aPseCor3.hap2, whole genome shotgun sequence genome encodes:
- the LOC134970201 gene encoding uncharacterized protein LOC134970201 codes for MGCIPCNRCWIFFWRKMRPREEPLLLENEEIPLPSLMQAHPVPAERETPSLPPASQAQQVPPPPRERKAPARDGIAPPPPRERKAPPPPRERKAPPPPRERKAPPPPRERKAPARERMAPPPPRERKAPPPPRERKAPPPPRKRQVPPP; via the exons ATGGGCTGCATCCCATGTAACAGGTGCTGGATATTCTTCTGGCGTAAg ATGAGGCCGAGGGAGGAGCCCTTGCTATTGGAGAATGAGGAGATTCCGTTACCCTCGTTGATGCAGGCACACCCAGtacctgcggagagggagacgccaTCATTACCCCCAGCATCCCAGGCACAGCAGGTACCACCGCCACCCCGGGAGAGGAAGGCACCAGCCCGGGACGGGATAGCACCACCGCCACCCCGGGAGAGAAAGGCCCCACCTCCACCCCGGGAGAGGAAGGCACCACCGCCACCCCGGGAGAGGAAGGCACCACCGCCACCCCGGGAGAGAAAGGCACCAGCCCGGGAGAGAATGGCACCACCGCCACCCCGGGAGAGGAAGGCACCACCGCCACCCCGGGAGAGGAAGGCACCACCGCCACCCCGGAAGAGGCAGGTGCCCCCACCATAA